From Humisphaera borealis, the proteins below share one genomic window:
- a CDS encoding alpha/beta fold hydrolase — MSTFTTKDGTEIYYKDWGTGPVIAFSHGWPLNSDAWEAQMFFLASNGFRCIAHDRRGHGRSSQPWNGNEMDTYADDVAELYAKLDLKDVMMVGHSTGGGEVARYIGRHGSKRVKKAVLMGAVPPIMLKTPANPGGLPMEVFDGFRKAYLADRAQFFLDVATGPFFGFNRPGAKVSEGLIRSWWTAGMMSGHKNAYDCIKAFSETDFTEDLKKFDVPTLIIHGDDDQIVPIGASAMLSSKLVKGAQLKIYPGGGHSLGDTAKDQLNADLLAFARG, encoded by the coding sequence ATGAGCACCTTCACCACCAAAGACGGCACCGAGATCTACTACAAGGACTGGGGCACCGGCCCGGTCATCGCGTTCAGCCATGGCTGGCCGCTCAATTCAGATGCGTGGGAAGCGCAGATGTTTTTCCTCGCGTCCAACGGCTTTCGCTGCATCGCCCACGATCGCCGGGGGCATGGCCGCTCCAGTCAGCCGTGGAACGGCAACGAAATGGACACCTACGCCGACGACGTCGCCGAGCTGTACGCGAAGCTCGATCTGAAGGACGTCATGATGGTGGGGCACTCGACCGGCGGCGGCGAAGTCGCGCGGTACATCGGCCGGCACGGCAGCAAGCGGGTAAAGAAGGCCGTCCTCATGGGCGCGGTCCCGCCGATCATGCTCAAGACCCCGGCCAACCCTGGCGGCCTGCCGATGGAGGTCTTCGACGGCTTCCGCAAGGCCTACCTCGCCGACCGGGCGCAGTTCTTCCTCGATGTCGCGACCGGCCCGTTTTTCGGCTTCAACCGTCCCGGCGCCAAGGTCTCCGAAGGCCTGATCCGCTCGTGGTGGACGGCAGGCATGATGTCCGGCCATAAGAACGCCTACGATTGCATCAAGGCATTCAGCGAAACCGACTTCACCGAAGACCTTAAGAAGTTCGACGTGCCCACCCTCATCATCCACGGCGACGACGATCAGATCGTCCCCATCGGCGCGTCGGCCATGCTGTCGTCGAAGCTGGTCAAAGGCGCACAACTCAAGATCTACCCCGGCGGCGGGCACAGCCTCGGCGATACCGCGAAAGACCAGTTGAATGCTGATTTGCTGGCGTTCGCGCGGGGTTGA
- a CDS encoding DUF1501 domain-containing protein — translation MNFPMLSRRAALKSASAGFGYLAFAGLSAFAADKEVKANPLAPKSPHFPGKAKRVIFLCMDGGPSHVDTFDYKPKLATSSGQSFGDGFRRGNLLASPFAFKQHGKSGLWISELFPEVAKHADDLCIMNSMQTDLPNHPQAFVQMHTGVFNFKRPSLGAWTLYGLGTQNADLPGFITLSPPANNGGPNNYGAAFLPAIYQGTRIGTSRGFGGGGGPGQPGGGEATVANTKNPRRGAAAQRLQLDFLQSLNKSALDREQVAPEVEGVIESYELAFRMQGALPDLMDLKTESAATRSMYGIGDRETDEFGKQCLLARRFAEAGVRFIEITKSGWDQHRDLKNAMERNCGGIDKPIAGLLADLKSRDMLKDTLVIWGGEFGRTPYAQGTDGRDHNAKGYSMWMAGGGVNAGQMFGKTDDFGYEAVENKIHTHDWHATILHLLGLDHTKLTYRYAGRDMRLTDVKGNVVKGIVS, via the coding sequence TTGGCTATCTCGCGTTCGCGGGGTTGTCGGCGTTTGCGGCAGACAAGGAAGTGAAGGCCAACCCGCTGGCCCCCAAGAGCCCGCACTTCCCCGGCAAGGCCAAGCGGGTCATCTTCCTCTGCATGGACGGCGGGCCCTCGCACGTCGATACGTTCGACTACAAGCCCAAGCTCGCGACCAGCAGCGGGCAGAGTTTTGGCGACGGCTTCCGCCGGGGCAACCTGCTCGCGTCGCCGTTCGCATTTAAGCAGCACGGCAAGAGCGGCCTGTGGATCAGCGAGCTGTTCCCCGAGGTCGCCAAGCACGCCGACGACCTGTGCATCATGAACTCCATGCAGACCGACCTGCCCAACCACCCGCAGGCGTTCGTGCAGATGCACACCGGCGTGTTCAACTTCAAGCGGCCATCCCTCGGCGCCTGGACGCTCTACGGTTTGGGCACGCAGAACGCCGACCTCCCCGGTTTCATCACCCTCAGCCCGCCGGCCAATAACGGCGGCCCCAACAACTACGGGGCGGCGTTCCTCCCGGCGATCTACCAGGGCACCCGTATCGGCACCTCGCGCGGTTTCGGCGGCGGCGGGGGACCGGGCCAGCCCGGCGGTGGCGAGGCGACCGTCGCCAACACCAAGAACCCGCGCCGTGGCGCGGCCGCCCAGCGGCTGCAGCTCGACTTCCTGCAGTCGCTGAACAAGAGCGCCCTCGACCGCGAACAGGTCGCGCCCGAGGTCGAAGGCGTCATCGAATCGTACGAGCTCGCGTTCCGCATGCAGGGCGCGCTGCCCGACCTGATGGACCTCAAGACCGAATCGGCCGCCACGCGATCCATGTACGGCATCGGCGATCGCGAGACCGACGAGTTCGGCAAGCAGTGCCTGCTGGCCCGCCGCTTCGCCGAGGCCGGCGTGCGGTTCATCGAGATCACCAAGAGCGGCTGGGACCAGCACCGCGATCTCAAGAACGCGATGGAGCGCAACTGCGGCGGCATCGACAAGCCCATCGCCGGCCTGCTTGCCGACCTCAAGAGCCGCGACATGCTCAAAGACACCCTGGTCATCTGGGGCGGCGAGTTCGGCCGCACGCCCTACGCACAGGGCACCGATGGCCGCGATCACAACGCCAAGGGCTACAGCATGTGGATGGCCGGCGGAGGCGTGAATGCCGGCCAGATGTTCGGCAAGACCGACGACTTCGGCTACGAAGCCGTTGAGAACAAGATTCACACCCACGACTGGCACGCCACCATCCTGCACCTGCTCGGCCTCGATCACACCAAGCTCACCTACCGCTACGCCGGCCGCGATATGCGGCTGACGGACGTGAAGGGGAACGTGGTGAAGGGGATCGTGAGCTAG